A genomic region of Chelmon rostratus isolate fCheRos1 chromosome 8, fCheRos1.pri, whole genome shotgun sequence contains the following coding sequences:
- the nat14 gene encoding N-acetyltransferase 14: MVRLELDQVVMRRMKEDDIEVVKALIKEGCEGTENRLILHILTRPLCLFILAVFSSVLRCLVHSFILALAIPVFLLIVFLKITMPRSTGVLGSSRPYWDYVGSSYRGTQDETLQNPYCRISGKTPVTKRPRRKIAPKEKDTETSTEKVTPEREQTAGQVWVADCEGDILGCIFRESENRVGIRRICRLVTGCWYRREGLGRLLVQSLEQRERETGAHRVYAHVPYPSKVGEVFFKKLGYQQLGEGTDEEDEEERKLETPERGFLGYPLTKVFYKDL; this comes from the exons ATGGTGAGGCTGGAGCTGGATCAGGtggtgatgaggaggatgaaggaggatgACATAGAGGTGGTCAAAGCCCTCATTAAG GAGGGCTGTGAGGGCACAGAAAACCGTCTCATCCTCCACATCCTCACTCGTCCACTCTGCCTCTTCATCCTggctgttttctcctcagtcCTGCGCTGCCTCGTCCATTCCTTCATCCTGGCTCTTGCTATTCCTGTCTTCCTGCTAATTGTCTTTCTCAAGATCACCATGCCGCGGTCCACAGGGGTCCTGGGCAGCAGCCGCCCCTACTGGGACTATGTGGGAAGCAGCTACAGAGGGACACAGGACGAGACACTGCAGAATCCCTACTGTAGAATCAGTGGCAAGACACCAGTGACTAAAAGG CCAAGGCGCAAAATCGCACCCAAAGAAAAGGACACAGAGACGTCAACAGAGAAGGTCACCCCAGAGAGGGAACAGACAGCGGGGCAGGTCTGGGTGGCAGACTGCGAGGGTGACATCCTCGGATGCATCTTCCGGGAAAGCGAGAATCGAGTGGGCATCAGGAGGATCTGCAGGTTAGTGACGGGCTGCTGGTACCGCAGGGAGGGCCTGGGCCGGCTGCTAGTCCAGAGTCTggagcaaagagagagggagactggCGCTCACAGAGTGTATGCACACGTCCCCTACCCCTCCAAAGTGGGGGAGGTCTTCTTTAAGAAGTTGGGCTATCAGCAACTCGGGGAGGGGACTGatgaagaagacgaggaggagaggaagctggagaCTCCAGAGAGAGGCTTTCTGGGATACCCCCTCACTAAGGTGTTTTATAAAGACCTGTGA
- the aicda gene encoding single-stranded DNA cytosine deaminase yields MITKLDSVLLPRKKFIYHYKNVRWARGRHETYLCFVVKRRVGPDTLTFDFGHLRNRNGCHVELLFLRYIGALCPGLWGFGGAGERRLSYSITWFCSWSPCANCSMRLCQFLSQTPNLRLRIFVSRLYFCDMEDSREREGLRMLKKAGVQITVMSYKDFFYCWQTFVARKQSNFKAWEELHQNSVRLARKLTRILQPCETEDLRDAFKLLGL; encoded by the exons ATGATTACAAAGCTAGACAG tGTGCTTTTGCCCCGAAAAAAGTTCATCTACCATTACAAGAATGTGCGCTGGGCCAGGGGCCGGCATGAGACATACCTCTGCTTTGTAGTGAAGAGGCGAGTGGGGCCAGACACCTTAACTTTCGACTTCGGACACCTCCGCAATCGCAATGGCTGCCATGTGGAG TTGCTGTTCCTGCGCTACATCGGGGCTTTGTGCCCTGGTTTGTGGGGGTTTGGAGGTGCTGGAGAGAGGAGGCTCAGTTACTCCATCACCTGGTTCTGCTCCTGGTCTCCCTGTGCCAACTGCTCCATGAGACTGTGCCAGTTCCTCAGCCAGACGCCCAACCTTCGCCTCAGGATCTTCGTCTCTCGCCTTTATTTCTGTGACATGGAGGACAGCCGTGAAAGAGAGGGCCTAAGAATGTTGAAAAAGGCCGGCGTGCAGATCACAGTCATGAGTTACAAAG ATTTCTTCTATTGCTGGCAGACCTTTGTGGCTCGTAAGCAGAGCAACTTCAAGGCCTGGGAAGAGCTGCACCAAAACTCTGTACGCCTTGCCAGAAAACTCACCCGCATCCTCCAG CCCTGTGAAACAGAAGATTTAAGAGATGCCTTCAAGCTCCTTGGACTGTGA